Proteins encoded together in one Flavobacteriales bacterium window:
- a CDS encoding 3-deoxy-D-manno-octulosonate 8-phosphate phosphatase, giving the protein MASTYKELLAGIDAFLFDVDGVFTDNRVLMLPGIDPVRTFHSRDAYAVQHAIKEGYRIIITTGGRSDGMRESFERLRVTAYHSSVLDKNAKLDELIAEGLVDPARTAYMGDDIPDLRVMHRVALPCCPADAAPEVKAICRFISAKAGGQGCVRDLLEQAMKVQGKWLTDGAYTW; this is encoded by the coding sequence ATGGCATCGACCTATAAGGAGCTCCTCGCTGGCATCGACGCTTTCCTCTTCGATGTGGATGGCGTGTTCACGGACAACCGCGTGCTGATGCTTCCCGGCATCGACCCGGTTCGCACATTCCACAGCCGTGATGCCTACGCCGTTCAGCATGCGATCAAGGAAGGATACCGCATCATCATCACCACCGGCGGCCGCAGCGATGGCATGCGCGAGAGCTTCGAGCGGCTGCGCGTCACGGCCTATCACAGCAGCGTGCTCGACAAGAACGCCAAGCTCGATGAACTCATCGCCGAAGGCCTCGTGGATCCAGCGCGCACGGCGTACATGGGCGACGACATCCCCGACTTGCGCGTGATGCATCGCGTGGCCCTGCCCTGCTGTCCCGCTGACGCCGCCCCCGAGGTGAAGGCCATCTGCCGGTTCATCAGCGCCAAGGCCGGTGGACAAGGCTGCGTGCGCGACCTATTGGAACAGGCCATGAAGGTGCAAGGCAAGTGGCTCACCGACGGTGCCTACACTTGGTGA
- a CDS encoding geranylgeranylglycerol-phosphate geranylgeranyltransferase has translation MALTMALIRYGLVLGYLERGLKQLLQEAGGGITRAQISVEPGFGPQLPLWLFVLLVLSVVLIGAAGNIINDYFDTRIDRINRPGTVIVGRSVKRRVAMAAHLVLSSAGLLCGAIVAWRTGQWPLLVIPAFAIGALWTYSTSFKRQLIIGNGTVAVLTALVPLTVGLYEIPALQRSFAAHSTVILPGDARYEMEGTFTELWWWVLGFTAFAFLSSLVRELQKDMADVKGDAAHGCRTIPIAWGIQWAKALTLAYIAMLILALLAVHMLVPALHGNMAYWYIQLGIIAPLLLSAAFTYNAATREEHNRAGALMKVAMVMGAGFAALIRFL, from the coding sequence ATGGCGCTCACCATGGCGCTGATCCGATACGGCCTGGTGCTGGGCTACCTCGAGCGTGGCCTGAAACAGCTATTGCAGGAAGCGGGCGGTGGCATCACCCGTGCCCAGATCAGCGTGGAACCGGGCTTCGGCCCGCAATTGCCGCTCTGGCTCTTCGTGCTGCTCGTGCTCAGCGTGGTGCTCATCGGCGCGGCGGGCAACATCATCAACGACTACTTCGACACCCGCATCGACCGGATCAACCGGCCGGGCACCGTGATCGTGGGCCGCAGCGTGAAGCGGCGGGTGGCCATGGCAGCGCATCTGGTGCTGAGCAGTGCGGGCCTTCTCTGCGGCGCGATCGTTGCCTGGCGGACCGGCCAGTGGCCACTGCTCGTCATCCCAGCGTTCGCCATCGGCGCATTGTGGACGTACAGCACCAGCTTCAAGCGGCAGCTCATCATCGGCAATGGCACCGTGGCCGTGCTCACCGCGCTGGTGCCGCTCACCGTCGGCCTGTACGAGATCCCCGCGCTGCAACGCTCCTTCGCGGCCCATAGCACCGTGATCCTGCCTGGCGATGCCCGCTATGAGATGGAGGGCACCTTCACCGAGCTCTGGTGGTGGGTATTGGGCTTCACGGCCTTCGCGTTCCTCTCCTCGCTGGTTCGCGAACTGCAGAAGGACATGGCCGATGTGAAAGGCGATGCCGCCCACGGCTGCCGCACCATCCCCATCGCTTGGGGCATTCAATGGGCCAAAGCGCTCACGCTCGCTTACATCGCCATGCTGATCCTCGCATTGCTCGCCGTGCACATGCTGGTGCCTGCGCTGCACGGCAACATGGCCTACTGGTACATCCAGCTCGGGATCATTGCGCCATTGCTGCTTTCGGCGGCCTTCACATACAACGCTGCCACGCGCGAAGAGCACAATCGCGCTGGCGCCCTGATGAAGGTGGCCATGGTGATGGGGGCCGGCTTCGCCGCACTGATCAGGTTCTTATGA
- a CDS encoding DUF2520 domain-containing protein, which translates to MTSILIIGTGRMAYHLGHAIMKAKLPLIGVAGRNPEKLNDLARFLECPAHRLDRALPEADLVIIATSDDSIAEIAARIPAGGTVVAHTAGAVPIDVLVPHEHRAVIWPVQTLSHGAPIDLSDVPLAVEASTPEAEAVILKLARAVSGSVLQLPHRQRELLHLTAVLASNFPVFLMREAQRLLKQEKLPPNLLMPLWKLTAQKVTTIGPAEALTGPARRGDITSVKRHLELLEDEADLRRAYAQLSSMMLKAHGHPTDGIDL; encoded by the coding sequence ATGACATCGATCCTCATCATCGGCACGGGACGCATGGCCTACCACCTGGGCCACGCCATCATGAAGGCCAAGCTGCCGCTCATCGGCGTGGCGGGCCGCAACCCGGAGAAGCTCAACGACTTGGCGCGCTTCCTCGAATGCCCTGCCCACCGCTTGGACCGCGCGCTGCCAGAGGCCGACCTCGTGATCATCGCCACGAGCGATGACAGCATCGCCGAGATCGCCGCGCGCATTCCTGCAGGCGGCACCGTGGTGGCCCATACCGCCGGGGCCGTGCCCATCGATGTGCTGGTGCCCCATGAGCACCGCGCGGTGATCTGGCCCGTGCAGACCCTGAGCCATGGCGCTCCCATCGACCTGAGCGATGTGCCGCTTGCGGTGGAAGCAAGCACGCCAGAGGCTGAGGCGGTCATCCTGAAGCTCGCGCGCGCCGTCAGCGGCAGTGTGCTGCAACTGCCCCATCGCCAGCGCGAGCTGCTGCACCTCACGGCGGTGCTCGCCAGCAACTTCCCGGTCTTCCTGATGCGCGAAGCCCAACGCCTGCTCAAGCAGGAGAAACTGCCGCCCAATCTCCTCATGCCGCTGTGGAAGCTCACAGCGCAGAAAGTCACGACCATCGGGCCCGCCGAAGCGCTCACCGGACCAGCGCGGAGGGGAGACATCACCTCTGTGAAGCGCCACCTCGAACTGTTGGAGGACGAAGCCGATCTTCGTCGCGCCTATGCGCAATTGAGCAGCATGATGCTGAAGGCGCACGGCCACCCCACGGATGGCATCGACCTATAA
- the maf gene encoding septum formation protein Maf, whose product MMHAPPLFPWRLILASASPRRRQLLQGLDLPVEITSTDVDETPPAGMPDDQVAEHLARKKADAWNGSLAPDQVLITADTTVLLDDASGPHLLNKPVDDADARRMLALISGRSHRVVTGVCLRTSNGMFSFADIAVVRFRALSPAEIAYYVERHKPLDKAGAYGVQDWIGYTAVERIDGSFYTVMGLPMHRVYLALRDLPEPG is encoded by the coding sequence ATGATGCACGCACCTCCGCTCTTCCCATGGCGTTTGATCCTCGCCTCGGCCTCACCCCGTCGGCGACAGCTCCTGCAAGGACTCGACCTGCCCGTGGAGATCACCAGCACGGATGTGGACGAGACTCCACCCGCTGGGATGCCGGACGATCAGGTGGCCGAGCACCTCGCTCGCAAGAAAGCCGATGCATGGAACGGCTCGCTCGCTCCGGATCAAGTGCTCATCACCGCTGATACCACGGTGCTGCTCGATGATGCATCTGGTCCTCATCTATTGAACAAGCCAGTGGACGACGCCGATGCGCGCCGCATGCTCGCTCTGATCTCCGGGCGTTCGCATCGCGTGGTCACCGGCGTTTGCCTGCGCACCAGCAACGGCATGTTCAGCTTCGCCGACATCGCCGTGGTTCGCTTCCGCGCGCTGTCGCCAGCCGAGATCGCATATTACGTGGAACGGCACAAGCCCCTGGACAAGGCAGGCGCTTACGGCGTGCAGGATTGGATCGGCTATACCGCGGTCGAGCGGATCGACGGCAGCTTCTACACCGTGATGGGCCTGCCCATGCACCGGGTGTACCTGGCTTTGCGCGATCTCCCCGAACCCGGGTGA